A genomic region of Ictalurus furcatus strain D&B chromosome 29, Billie_1.0, whole genome shotgun sequence contains the following coding sequences:
- the LOC128604492 gene encoding acylphosphatase-2-like → MSGEAGSSGSDLCSVDFEIFGYVQGVCFRMYSERKGLSLGLVGWVKNTNKGTVVGQVQGPRHLVNEMKVWLSKEGSPSSRITRAVFKNEKVIPKLELSGFSTRF, encoded by the exons ATGTCTGGTGAAGCTGGTTCAAGTGGCAGCGATCTCTGCTCTGTGGATTTTGAGATATTTGGCTATGTTCAGG GTGTCTGCTTTCGTATG TACTCGGAGAGGAAGGGACTCAGTCTTGGTTTGGTTGGCTGGGTGAAGAACACAAACAAGGGGACAGTGGTGGGACAGGTTCAGGGACCACGTCATCTGGTCAATGAAAT GAAGGTATGGCTGAGTAAGGAGGGAAGCCCCAGCAGCCGTATCACTCGGGCTGTTTTCAAAAATGAGAAGGTCATCCCTAAGCTGGAGCTCTCAGGCTTCTCCACCCGATTCTGA